The proteins below are encoded in one region of Candidatus Gracilibacteria bacterium:
- a CDS encoding ABC transporter ATP-binding protein: MSKKESSKISIFIEMTNHLQKLKKDWKVLGFMLILLVASISSEPYFYRWLIGSLEQQKGLKDLFIIIGIWTCVGIFTIFIRYAYGMRILNKAMEDWGIFLMRIMKKMHGLPIEYHRNIQAGEKQKIVDRSAEAVWSVADNLILAVLPQILVFITLLISGLVIDPFFTLICLLFLPVGILGVFYFGRQAHSNQRIANKKWDRMYDRLVDSIINLPVIRIFARNETEYHIMQERLDAGNQAQMSVRKNWSQFNAFGRFFTILAKLITISGGGILMYMGKTDYATFFFFISFTDRIYSPIMEIFQVIQGSMRDIAYYEKAKEVFEMESEKDTGTRILQKIEKSVTFQNLFFSYPSNDREVLSDIDFEIKKGQRIALVGHTGSGKSTIIQLLMRFYEPSKGKILIDGTDIYDFSLESYRQKFAAVFQDTTLFNETIRHNLEYVRDGITEKELEKAARQANILEFIESLPEKWETQVGERGLKLSGGEKQRIAIARAILANPEILILDEATSALDTKTEKLVQGAFDNLMEGRTSIIIAHRLSTIMNADIIYLMEKGRILAKGTHAELYKISPEYREMVDLQHDGIVGEEDEENNS; encoded by the coding sequence ATGTCTAAAAAAGAATCTTCGAAAATCAGCATATTCATCGAAATGACGAATCATCTCCAGAAACTCAAAAAAGACTGGAAGGTGCTTGGTTTTATGCTCATACTCCTCGTCGCATCCATCTCGAGCGAACCGTATTTTTATCGATGGCTCATCGGCAGTCTCGAACAACAGAAATGATTGAAGGATCTTTTTATTATTATCGGCATCTGGACGTGTGTGGGGATTTTTACAATATTCATCCGATATGCTTATGGGATGCGAATTCTGAATAAGGCTATGGAAGACTGGGGAATCTTTCTTATGCGTATCATGAAGAAGATGCACGGGCTTCCGATAGAATATCATCGCAATATCCAAGCGGGAGAAAAACAGAAAATCGTCGATCGTTCTGCAGAAGCAGTCTGGTCAGTCGCAGACAATCTCATCCTTGCGGTTCTACCACAGATTCTTGTATTTATCACACTTCTTATTTCTGGACTCGTCATCGATCCGTTTTTCACGCTTATTTGTCTTCTTTTTCTACCAGTCGGAATTCTCGGTGTTTTCTATTTCGGTCGTCAGGCTCATAGCAACCAGCGTATTGCGAACAAGAAATGGGATCGTATGTATGATCGGCTTGTAGATAGCATTATCAATCTTCCCGTTATCCGGATTTTTGCACGCAATGAGACAGAATACCATATCATGCAGGAACGGCTCGATGCTGGGAATCAAGCACAGATGTCCGTCCGAAAAAACTGGAGCCAATTCAATGCGTTCGGAAGATTTTTCACGATCCTTGCGAAACTTATCACTATCTCTGGTGGTGGAATTCTGATGTACATGGGAAAAACTGATTATGCGACTTTTTTCTTCTTCATCTCATTCACGGATCGCATCTATTCTCCGATAATGGAAATCTTCCAAGTGATTCAATGAAGCATGCGTGATATAGCCTACTATGAGAAAGCAAAGGAAGTGTTCGAGATGGAGAGCGAGAAAGATACTGGCACACGGATTCTCCAAAAGATAGAGAAAAGTGTAACCTTCCAGAATCTCTTTTTTTCCTATCCTTCCAATGATCGTGAAGTACTTTCAGATATTGATTTCGAGATCAAAAAATGACAACGCATCGCGCTCGTCGGACATACTGGAAGTGGAAAATCCACGATCATCCAGCTCCTCATGCGTTTCTATGAGCCAAGCAAAGGAAAGATTCTCATCGATGGAACGGATATTTATGATTTCTCACTCGAGAGTTATCGTCAGAAGTTCGCTGCCGTGTTCCAGGATACAACACTCTTCAATGAAACTATCCGACACAATCTCGAATACGTGCGCGATGGCATCACGGAGAAAGAGCTCGAAAAAGCAGCACGCCAAGCGAATATCTTGGAATTCATCGAATCTCTCCCAGAAAAATGGGAAACCCAAGTCGGTGAACGCGGACTCAAACTCTCTGGAGGGGAGAAACAACGTATCGCTATCGCTCGTGCGATTCTCGCCAATCCTGAGATCCTCATCCTCGATGAAGCAACCAGTGCACTCGATACCAAGACGGAGAAGCTCGTACAATGAGCTTTCGACAACCTCATGGAAGGCCGCACCAGTATCATCATAGCACATCGACTCTCGACGATCATGAATGCGGATATCATCTATCTCATGGAAAAGGGTCGCATCCTCGCGAAATGAACCCATGCAGAACTCTATAAAATCTCTCCAGAATACCGTGAGATGGTCGATCTCCAGCATGATGGAATCGTCGGAGAAGAAGATGAGGAAAATAATTCTTAG
- a CDS encoding NUDIX hydrolase, whose translation MEHSIPPCFYRISIKALILNEEKKFLLSKEKNGIWDLPGGGLDEGEDISTCLKRELLEEMGLEIIQHESQPCYFLKFTGKSGKEKVNALYVTSVKDLNFIPSDECIEIGFYDIEEAKSLETYPNVQEFLSLYNPNNHGNR comes from the coding sequence ATGGAACACAGTATCCCTCCTTGCTTTTACCGCATTTCTATAAAAGCACTCATTCTCAATGAGGAAAAGAAGTTCCTCCTCTCCAAGGAAAAGAACTGAATCTGGGATCTTCCTGGAGGATGACTGGATGAATGAGAAGATATATCAACTTGTTTGAAACGAGAATTACTTGAAGAAATGTGATTAGAAATTATTCAACATGAATCTCAACCCTGTTATTTCCTTAAATTTACAGGAAAGAGTTGAAAAGAAAAAGTGAATGCACTCTATGTAACTTCTGTAAAAGACCTCAATTTTATACCATCTGATGAATGTATAGAAATCGGATTTTATGACATTGAGGAAGCGAAGAGTCTCGAAACATATCCAAATGTGCAAGAATTTCTGAGTCTCTATAATCCGAACAATCATGGCAACCGATAA
- a CDS encoding TfoX/Sxy family protein: MATDKSTLEYFLELLSDIPDLHAKAMFGEYGIYSGEKMFALACDNTLFFKTFPETVGLFEDTETKAYPGSKNTAPMNADWIENREELTKVALLTISFAPIPKAKKRKC, translated from the coding sequence ATGGCAACCGATAAATCCACTCTCGAATACTTTCTCGAACTTCTCTCCGATATTCCTGATCTTCATGCGAAAGCAATGTTCGGGGAATATGGGATATATTCCTGAGAAAAAATGTTTGCACTTGCCTGTGACAATACCCTTTTCTTCAAGACTTTTCCAGAAACTGTAGGACTCTTCGAAGATACCGAGACAAAAGCCTATCCATGAAGTAAAAATACCGCGCCAATGAATGCTGACTGGATAGAAAATCGAGAAGAACTCACGAAAGTAGCACTTCTCACCATATCATTCGCACCGATCCCAAAGGCTAAAAAGAGAAAGTGTTAG
- a CDS encoding deoxyribodipyrimidine photo-lyase has product MHKRSLFIFRQDIRTRDNTALLAAMQNSEEVFPIFIHDIRAIEDFGRSDSRFGFIREALEYIDQELQKFGGRVTVYSGKPEEIVSELIARYSINAIYTNTSYSPRGKIRDDNILSICDQKNVVFYSFQDFLLVEPQECEQRKVFTPYSMLWKKFLLAHPERLGIKEFQGGGTKWFIPSERKEISEVITIPHHPYWGMSFGLTRIEKDFSSYEETRNIPSIDGSTQFSPYIRFGVFSIREIYSKVCDNPVLLSEIIWREFWYHIAYYFPWTYDLEFQERKRNIIWENDTSSYEWQQFEAGKTGYPLVDAAIRQLIETNWMHNRLRMVVASFLTKNLGIDWRIGEKWFKKYLIDYDEAVNIGNWQWSASVGADPKPVRIFNPLLQSEKFDPEAKFIKRYLPELEGVTPKDIHTLNLKGRYCPPIIDQKESAREARERYKGV; this is encoded by the coding sequence ATGCACAAGCGTTCACTCTTCATATTCCGTCAGGATATTCGTACGAGAGATAATACGGCTCTTCTTGCAGCCATGCAGAATTCAGAAGAGGTATTTCCTATATTTATTCATGATATTCGAGCTATAGAGGATTTCTGAAGGAGTGATTCTCGATTTGGATTCATCCGTGAGGCACTGGAATATATAGATCAGGAGCTTCAAAAATTCTGAGGGAGGGTGACAGTATATTCTGGGAAACCAGAAGAAATTGTGTCTGAACTGATTGCACGGTATTCGATCAATGCTATCTATACGAATACTTCGTATTCTCCTCGTGGAAAGATACGAGATGATAATATTCTTTCTATTTGTGATCAGAAAAATGTAGTTTTTTACAGTTTTCAGGATTTTCTGCTGGTAGAGCCTCAAGAATGCGAACAGAGGAAAGTATTCACTCCGTATTCGATGTTGTGGAAGAAATTCCTTCTTGCCCATCCAGAGAGACTCGGTATCAAAGAATTCCAGTGAGGTGGTACAAAGTGGTTCATACCATCCGAGAGAAAGGAGATATCTGAGGTTATAACTATTCCGCATCATCCATATTGGGGTATGTCATTCTGATTAACTCGCATAGAAAAGGATTTTTCTTCCTATGAGGAAACGCGAAATATTCCATCGATAGATGGTTCGACTCAATTCTCTCCATATATACGGTTTGGGGTATTTTCTATTCGTGAGATATATAGCAAAGTATGTGACAATCCCGTGTTATTATCTGAGATTATCTGGAGAGAATTCTGGTATCATATTGCGTATTATTTTCCATGGACATATGACCTCGAATTCCAGGAGCGGAAGAGAAATATCATCTGGGAAAATGATACATCGAGTTATGAATGGCAACAATTCGAAGCTGGAAAGACAGGATATCCCCTTGTGGATGCCGCTATCAGACAGCTTATCGAGACGAATTGGATGCATAATCGACTTCGTATGGTTGTCGCATCATTTCTCACGAAAAATCTCGGTATAGACTGGAGAATCGGGGAAAAATGGTTCAAAAAATATCTCATCGATTATGATGAGGCGGTGAATATTGGGAACTGGCAGTGGAGCGCATCGGTTGGTGCAGATCCGAAACCAGTGCGGATATTCAATCCTCTTTTGCAGTCAGAGAAATTTGATCCAGAGGCGAAATTCATAAAAAGATATCTCCCAGAGCTTGAATGAGTCACTCCGAAAGATATTCATACATTGAATCTGAAGGGAAGATACTGTCCTCCTATTATTGATCAAAAAGAGAGTGCGAGGGAAGCACGAGAACGATATAAGTGAGTCTAA
- a CDS encoding peptidylprolyl isomerase → MNPKILLSTNFGDITIELFPQSAPKAVENFIGLAKQGYYDGIIFHRVIRDFMIQGGDPTGTGRGGKSLWHRAFEDEFDRNLTHKRGVISMANAGRNTNGSQFFIVTTEDASFLDGKHSIFGQVVEGMDVVDEIERLPVDGNDRPKMEAKIEKATVLL, encoded by the coding sequence ATGAACCCAAAAATCCTTCTCTCCACAAACTTCGGAGATATCACTATCGAACTCTTTCCACAGTCAGCACCAAAGGCGGTGGAGAACTTCATCGGGCTTGCAAAACAAGGATACTACGATGGAATTATTTTTCATCGTGTGATTCGTGACTTCATGATCCAAGGTGGGGATCCGACAGGAACAGGTCGTGGTGGGAAATCCCTCTGGCATCGTGCCTTCGAAGATGAATTTGACCGCAATCTCACTCACAAACGTGGTGTGATTTCTATGGCGAACGCTGGTCGTAACACGAATGGTTCTCAGTTCTTCATCGTCACGACTGAGGATGCGAGTTTTCTCGATGGGAAACATAGTATCTTCGGACAAGTGGTCGAGGGGATGGATGTGGTGGATGAGATCGAACGACTTCCTGTCGATGGGAATGATCGACCAAAAATGGAAGCGAAAATCGAAAAAGCAACTGTTCTCTTATAA
- a CDS encoding YbaB/EbfC family nucleoid-associated protein — MDFKQAQELMKLQQQAQKIQEELSNTHIEAEVDGVVVTIDGQLKVVSTVIEDESILKDKAKLEKAITEAINKGMKKAQEIAADRMRGVMGQMGLNIPGM; from the coding sequence ATGGATTTCAAACAAGCACAAGAGCTCATGAAGCTCCAACAACAAGCTCAGAAGATTCAAGAAGAGCTCTCTAATACTCACATCGAAGCAGAAGTGGATGGTGTGGTTGTGACTATAGATGGTCAGCTCAAGGTTGTATCTACAGTTATCGAAGATGAGTCTATCCTCAAGGATAAAGCAAAACTCGAAAAAGCAATCACTGAAGCCATCAATAAGGGTATGAAAAAGGCTCAAGAAATCGCTGCAGATCGAATGCGTGGGGTTATGGGTCAGATGGGATTGAACATTCCTGGAATGTAA